The window AGACGTATTTGAACAAATCAGTATCTCTGACGGAGATCTATTTTTAAGGTTTGATAGTAAAGATTTTTTGCAATCGACTGAATCCCTTTGTGAACACTTCTGTCTTATGATGACGCAACAATCTCAACTTAGTCCCCCTCACCTCATGCATTTACATGAATTAATTGGATACCTCAACGACCTTTCTGCTGACCATAAAATTGTTTTAGCCATTGATACATTCGAAGAATTAGATCAAACCGAGAGATGGTTTCGTGATATTTTTCTAAAATATTTGCATATAGACATTCTGGTACTAACAGCAGGTAGAAGCTCTTTAAAGGATGAATGGGTGGAAAGCTGGCGATGGAGTGAGCAGATACTTCAAAGGGGAATCCCTTTTCTCACTGAATCAGAGACTGAGCACTTCCTTCAGAAACGCGGAATCAACAATCCAAGTACCATCCAAGATATCTGGAATTTTTCCAATGGACATCCACTCACACTGACACTAAGTGCGTTGACATTTCAAGACCGAACTTATCCACCATCGAATTTATTCCAAGACGAAGGTTTCCATAAGATCGTTAAAAGGTTGACCGATAGATGGTTGAGAGAAATTCGTGAGCCTGATTTATTCCGTATAGTTGAGGTAGCTGCAATATTTACACGGTTCAACCAAGAGGCGATTGAATACGTGGTTGGGGAGCAACTTGATTATAGATTATTTCAGATGTTGACGAACTTGTCCTTCATCCGTTGGCATAAAGATGGCTGGTTCATACATGATTTAGTGAGAGGTGCTATCTTAGCTGACCTTAAAGAGAGAGATCGAATTAAGTTTGAGAGACTTAATAGGAAAGTCGCTAGTTATTATTATAAAAGGCTCATTTCTACCAGGGACTTGAAAGATATCGCTGCTTTCTTTTATCACAGTGGTGACGAATTCATACAATCAGTATTCTTTGAAGGGGAAGAAAACCCAGGAAAAAATATGTATCTAGAGCCGTTAAACGAACATAACTTAGTGGATTTAAAAGATTTTTTTGAACACAAAAAGAAACAAATAACCGTCAGTGAAGCAGAATATTATAATCGTTTCTCGGATAAGATGTACCGATTTTATGCTTCTGCTGAACATAATCAGCGGGAGTTAGAGAAGGTAGATATTGATTACATCAAAAGAATGGGGTTCGAATCGACCAAATTGTTGAGGGATCAACAGGGGTCTATAATCGGAATGTCAGTGATTGTACCGATTCATGAAGACTCTTTAAAGAAACTCTCTGAAGAGCCTGTTTCTAGAATGTATTTCAAACGATTGCCTAGAGAAGAATATGATTATTTTAATCAACCACCCAATGAACGAGCAGGTTATTATATTCGTTTACTGGATTATAAAGATCCTTCTGACAAAAATGTACGGAGTTATTTGATGTATAGCTTGTTTCCTCTGTTATTGACTGGAGGAAAAATAGTCGTATCCACACCTTTGAGTTTTCTGCAGCAAGTTCTAGAAAATTTTGGGTTTAAAGTTGTTCCAAATAGTGAGCACGAAGACTTTGGTGAAGAATACCCTGCACCAACATATATACTCGATTTAACAGGTAAAAAGCTACAAGGCTACCTGAATAATTTTATTCAAGATGCGAGTAAGAACAACCAAATGAAATATCTTAGTGAAATTTATGGATTGACTGAACGAGAACTAGATATTGTCCGTTTGATTTTGGAGGATTGTAGTAATCGTGAAATTGCTGAGCGATTGTTCGTTGCAGAAGTAACTGTAAAGAAGCATATCACTAGAATATTAAGAAAGACGGAATCTGCTAATCGTACGCAGTTGATCCGGAAGCTGATTAAATTGATGTAGGGTAAGCGTATTGATCGCTTACCCTAATTTTCGTTTATTAAGATGAAGATTGAGTGTCTTTATTGAGCTTATCGTATTGAATAATCGTATATTTTCCAATTAACGGCAAAGGCTTTTCTTTTTCATTGGCAGCATTAATGATGCCCATAATGGCTAACACAAGCGAAAGAAGTGAAGTCAATGGTAATATCAATAACCAACCAAGAATGGGAATGATCGAGCCAATCGTATAAAGTACAACAGCGAAGATAAATAAAATGAGTCCCTGATTAGCGTGATACATAGCGAACCGAGAATCTTTTGCTGCTAACAACGGTACAATGACAAAAATACCTAAGTATGCGATGATCGCCATTGCTTTGTTGTCTTTTCGATCTTGCTCTACATCGTGTGTCAAAACCTCTTCTGTAGACATGATTGAACCCTCCTCTAGATTGTAAATTAACTATAATCATAGCATGTAGAGGGGGAAATTTAATGTATACCTGGGTATACTTTTTTTAGAAAAGTTGCCCTTATAAATGGTCAACTAATGGTAATTGTCTTCATTTTTATTTTTGCGCGATCCGTCCAAGGCTTTAATGAAGTATGCCGTTGGTAA of the Halalkalibacillus sediminis genome contains:
- a CDS encoding helix-turn-helix domain-containing protein — protein: MMTQQSQLSPPHLMHLHELIGYLNDLSADHKIVLAIDTFEELDQTERWFRDIFLKYLHIDILVLTAGRSSLKDEWVESWRWSEQILQRGIPFLTESETEHFLQKRGINNPSTIQDIWNFSNGHPLTLTLSALTFQDRTYPPSNLFQDEGFHKIVKRLTDRWLREIREPDLFRIVEVAAIFTRFNQEAIEYVVGEQLDYRLFQMLTNLSFIRWHKDGWFIHDLVRGAILADLKERDRIKFERLNRKVASYYYKRLISTRDLKDIAAFFYHSGDEFIQSVFFEGEENPGKNMYLEPLNEHNLVDLKDFFEHKKKQITVSEAEYYNRFSDKMYRFYASAEHNQRELEKVDIDYIKRMGFESTKLLRDQQGSIIGMSVIVPIHEDSLKKLSEEPVSRMYFKRLPREEYDYFNQPPNERAGYYIRLLDYKDPSDKNVRSYLMYSLFPLLLTGGKIVVSTPLSFLQQVLENFGFKVVPNSEHEDFGEEYPAPTYILDLTGKKLQGYLNNFIQDASKNNQMKYLSEIYGLTERELDIVRLILEDCSNREIAERLFVAEVTVKKHITRILRKTESANRTQLIRKLIKLM